A stretch of the Vitis riparia cultivar Riparia Gloire de Montpellier isolate 1030 chromosome 13, EGFV_Vit.rip_1.0, whole genome shotgun sequence genome encodes the following:
- the LOC117928880 gene encoding 18.2 kDa class I heat shock protein-like, whose translation MSLIPSFFGGRRNNMFDLWDPFQDFPFIGGALSVPGETASLANTRIDWKETPEAHVFKADLPGVKKEEVKVEVEEGRILQISGDRSVEKEEKNDKWHRVERSSGQFMRRFRLPENVKVEEVKAAMENGVLTVTVPKAEVKKPDVKAINISG comes from the coding sequence TCCAAGCTTCTTCGGCGGTCGACGGAACAACATGTTCGACCTGTGGGATCCATTCCAGGACTTCCCATTCATCGGCGGTGCTCTATCGGTTCCCGGAGAAACGGCGTCGTTGGCGAACACTCGCATTGATTGGAAGGAGACACCGGAGGCCCACGTCTTCAAGGCCGATCTTCCTGGGGTAAAGAAAGAGGAAGTGAAGGTAGAGGTTGAGGAAGGGAGGATTTTGCAGATCAGTGGAGATAGGAGTGTTGAGAAGGAGGAGAAGAATGACAAGTGGCACCGAGTGGAGCGCAGCAGCGGCCAGTTCATGAGGCGGTTCAGGTTGCCGGAGAATGTGAAGGTGGAGGAGGTGAAGGCTGCCATGGAGAATGGTGTTCTTACAGTTACTGTTCCCAAGGCAGAGGTCAAGAAACCCGATGTCAAGGCCATCAATATTTCTGGTTGA